In a genomic window of Neoarius graeffei isolate fNeoGra1 chromosome 13, fNeoGra1.pri, whole genome shotgun sequence:
- the si:ch73-206d17.1 gene encoding tyrosine-protein kinase STYK1, whose protein sequence is MDVQVTCNVSSLECGQLALIIIPSLLALSTLIIVTQIIWSFLKKKSSVLTSSVVSFDRNGLLPGHNALSSWEMPTHCILEEVEFLKNGRYGDICKGQLKRDGVATAVIIKMFKGSPNNHEAKVFVDLALFYSAVCKHDNLVRMLYCQTQRSPMYLVFERSTPGNLLHFLWSLREGEGRGTCHQEQSFSERSVYLVAKQVATGLDYLLSEHRLVHGNIAACNMLIGSGLLVKVSGLALAFESRKTETETAGKEGTAGVPLKWQAPERLFRLPVTARSDVWSFGVLLYELITLGAPPFPELEPSETFLETLANYKLKRPPNCGGALFDLMKYCCMWNFKDRPAYSAIIRLLESYIHLANTKPLSATQHMDISEYRRKAGVPS, encoded by the exons ATGGATGTGCAGGTTACATGCAACGTCTCCAGCCTTGAATGTG gtcaaTTAGCACTCATCATCATACCCAGTCTCCTGGCTCTTAGCACACTGATCATCGTAACTCAGATAATATGGAGCTTCTTAAAAAAGAAATCGTCAGTTCTGACATCCTCAGTTGTGTCTTTTGACCGAAATG GTCTTCTACCTGGACACAATGCTCTGAGCTCATGGGAAATGCCCACCCACTGCATCCTGGAGGAGGTGGAGTTCCTGAAAAACGGCCGCTATGGGGATATCTGCAAGGGCCAATTAAAAAGAGATGGAGTTGCCACTGCAGTGATCATTAAAATGTTCAAAG GAAGCCCAAACAATCATGAGGCAAAAGTGTTTGTGgacttggcactgttctactcagCAGTTTGCAAACATGACAATCTGGTGCGAATGCTCTACTGCCAGACACAACGTTCTCCCATGTACTTGGTTTTCGAGAGGAGCACTCCTGGAAATCTGCTGCATTTCTTATGGAGCCTTCGAGAG GGTGAGGGACGAGGGACGTGCCATCAAGAACAGTCTTTTTCGGAAAGATCTGTGTATTTAGTGGCCAAACAAGTGGCAACAGGTCTG GACTACCTGCTGTCAGAACACAGGCTTGTGCACGGGAACATCGCAGCATGCAACATGCTGATTGGCTCAGGGCTCCTGGTGAAAGTGTCCGGATTGGCCTTAGCCTTCGAGTCGAGGAAGACGGAGACGGAGACAGCGGGCAAGGAAGGGACAGCCGGAGTACCTCTGAAGTGGCAGGCACCAGAGAGACTCTTTAGACTTCCTGTTACGGCCAGGAGTGACGT GTGGTCTTTTGGAGTCCTCCTCTACGAGTTGATAACTTTAG GTGCTCCTCCATTTCCCGAACTGGAGCCATCGGAGACATTCCTCGAAACTTTGGCCAATTACAAGCTGAAAAGACCTCCAAACTGTGGCGGGGCACT GTTTGACCTCATGAAATATTGCTGCATGTGGAATTTTAAGGATCGCCCGGCTTATTCCGCGATCATCAGACTGCTGGAGTCGTACATTCACCTGGCTAATACTAAACCCCTCAGTGCAACACAACACATGGACATTTCTGAATACAGAAGGAAGGCGGGAGTTCCATCTTGA